A stretch of Amycolatopsis balhimycina FH 1894 DNA encodes these proteins:
- a CDS encoding ABC transporter integral membrane protein, whose protein sequence is MTASVEVRGGLSGAVAAEWTKFWSVRATWWCLLTGAALMLGYGTLSGIAQRYGDHPEAANTIALGGGFYLTQFAVIALATLFVTSEYAGGGIRSTLLWTPVRSRVVVAKAAVLLPVLFAYGVLLACAGMALAAAVKDGHGLPTSPEAAFTTASGMGGYFALLGLLCTGIGWALRSAAGTLVSVIVLLVPLPLIVASLGLPETVPYFPGIAGVNAMVEAGQPNPVTMAPAPYAPWVGLAICAAWTAAALLTGAAVLRRRDA, encoded by the coding sequence ATGACTGCTTCTGTCGAGGTGCGTGGCGGCTTGTCCGGAGCGGTGGCCGCGGAGTGGACGAAGTTCTGGTCGGTCCGGGCGACGTGGTGGTGCCTGCTCACGGGCGCCGCGCTGATGCTGGGCTACGGCACGCTGTCGGGCATCGCCCAGCGCTATGGCGACCACCCGGAAGCCGCGAACACGATCGCCCTCGGCGGCGGCTTCTACTTGACGCAGTTCGCCGTGATCGCCCTGGCGACGCTGTTCGTGACGAGCGAGTACGCGGGCGGCGGCATCCGTTCGACGCTGCTGTGGACACCGGTGCGTTCACGGGTGGTCGTGGCGAAGGCGGCGGTGCTGCTGCCGGTGCTGTTCGCGTACGGCGTGCTGCTGGCGTGCGCGGGAATGGCGCTGGCGGCCGCGGTGAAGGACGGCCACGGCCTGCCGACGTCTCCTGAAGCGGCCTTCACGACGGCGTCGGGCATGGGCGGGTACTTCGCGCTGCTGGGACTGCTGTGCACGGGCATCGGCTGGGCCCTGCGCAGCGCGGCGGGGACGCTGGTGTCGGTGATCGTGCTGCTGGTGCCGCTGCCGCTGATCGTGGCGTCGCTGGGGTTGCCGGAGACGGTGCCGTACTTCCCGGGGATCGCCGGGGTCAACGCGATGGTCGAGGCCGGGCAGCCCAACCCGGTCACGATGGCGCCCGCGCCCTATGCGCCTTGGGTGGGCTTGGCGATCTGCGCGGCTTGGACCGCGGCGGCGTTGCTGACGGGGGCGGCGGTCCTGCGCCGCCGCGACGCCTGA
- a CDS encoding ATP-binding cassette domain-containing protein, protein MITLRKLTKRYGEKTVVDALTCDVAPGQVTGFLGPNGAGKSTTMRMTVGLDHPQDGEVLVGGRRYGELRHPLREVGALLDAKALHPGRGAGKHLLAMARSNGIAASRVEEVLATVGLSDVAGKRAGQFSLGMGQRLGIAGALLGDPGVLLFDEPVNGLDPDGVRWVRQLMRSLAAEGRTVFVSSHLMSEMQLTADHLIVIGKGRLLADAPVAEFIAGNSRTTVSVRVPDDAERSSLDARLRAGGGLTHPGERGELVVDGLDVTRVGDLVHELGIRVHGLAERTASLEQAYLELTASSVEYGVSA, encoded by the coding sequence ATGATCACGCTTCGAAAACTCACGAAGCGCTACGGGGAGAAGACCGTCGTCGACGCGCTCACCTGCGACGTCGCACCGGGGCAGGTGACCGGGTTTCTCGGCCCCAACGGCGCCGGGAAGTCGACGACCATGCGGATGACCGTCGGGCTCGACCACCCGCAGGACGGCGAAGTCCTGGTCGGCGGGCGGCGTTACGGCGAGCTGCGGCACCCGCTGCGCGAAGTCGGCGCGCTGCTCGACGCCAAGGCCCTGCACCCCGGCCGCGGCGCCGGGAAGCACCTGCTGGCCATGGCGCGCAGCAACGGGATCGCGGCGAGCCGCGTCGAAGAAGTGCTCGCGACCGTCGGGCTCTCCGACGTCGCCGGTAAGCGGGCCGGCCAGTTTTCGCTCGGCATGGGGCAACGGCTGGGGATCGCGGGCGCGCTGCTCGGCGACCCCGGCGTGCTGCTGTTCGACGAGCCGGTCAACGGCCTCGACCCGGACGGCGTCCGCTGGGTGCGGCAGCTGATGCGGTCGCTGGCGGCCGAGGGACGGACGGTGTTCGTCTCGAGCCACCTGATGAGCGAGATGCAGCTGACCGCCGACCACCTGATCGTCATCGGCAAGGGCAGGCTGCTGGCCGACGCGCCGGTCGCGGAGTTCATCGCGGGCAACTCCCGGACCACGGTGTCGGTGCGCGTCCCGGACGATGCCGAACGCTCCTCTTTGGACGCGCGGCTGCGCGCCGGGGGCGGTCTGACGCACCCTGGTGAGCGGGGCGAGCTGGTGGTGGACGGCCTCGACGTCACCCGCGTCGGGGACCTGGTGCACGAACTGGGGATCCGCGTGCACGGCCTCGCCGAGCGGACGGCGTCGCTCGAGCAGGCGTACCTGGAACTGACCGCTTCTTCGGTGGAATACGGGGTTTCGGCATGA
- a CDS encoding DUF4231 domain-containing protein: MDDPVPAERPEPGRGLAIADASYDWYRSHAIRSRRWYKVSEVGMLALSASIPVIAAISATSTVPLAIIGAVLVVGSGLRSVFHWQDNYLRYSTAREAIDAERRLYHIGAEPYADAATREETLVRAVTRIEQGELTTWTRVAAEKPRT, encoded by the coding sequence ATGGACGACCCGGTTCCCGCCGAGCGCCCCGAACCAGGCCGGGGGCTCGCGATCGCCGACGCCTCCTACGACTGGTACCGGTCGCACGCCATCCGGTCCCGCCGGTGGTACAAGGTGTCCGAGGTGGGGATGCTCGCGCTGTCGGCCAGCATCCCCGTCATCGCCGCGATCAGTGCCACGAGCACGGTGCCCCTGGCGATCATCGGCGCGGTGCTCGTCGTCGGTTCGGGCCTCCGGTCGGTGTTCCACTGGCAGGACAACTACCTGCGCTACAGCACCGCCCGCGAAGCGATCGACGCCGAGCGGCGGCTCTACCACATCGGCGCGGAACCGTACGCCGACGCGGCGACCCGGGAAGAAACCCTCGTCCGGGCCGTGACGCGCATCGAACAGGGCGAGCTGACCACCTGGACGAGAGTGGCCGCGGAAAAACCGCGGACCTGA
- a CDS encoding radical SAM/SPASM domain-containing protein, with protein sequence MHSSDQRAVALSGSDIPGAQELLVHSCEDCACPPSGGSAVRAAAEPPGGPLVRAREIVECPVDDEHTALFNPDGNGGVLIVNRRGRALLDLFATPLEFGGIAASGFGDESAEAAVRHLFAHDLLHPAGAPPDPRFAESRQLTAWLHVTNKCNLKCPYCYVSKSDDAMTRDTGRDSVDALVRSAVRNGFSALRLKYAGGEASLNADVLLDLHQYARERCDAAGLTLSAVLLSNGVAIGRRLAAALTEHGIAVMISLDGIGEAHDAQRPTVGGRGSSHLVLRTVGRLLEAGVRPHISITITSRNVDAVGPVVRFALERDLTFSFNFFRDNDCSSAVADLQYEEKAMLAGLEAAFAEIEENLPRWSVLGCVLDRGQLLAPRRRACGVGDDYVVIDQRGGIAKCHMEIGDTLGNVRTVDPVLAVRDDSRGIRNLLVEDKQGCRDCTWRHWCSGGCAAATFRATGRFDVRSPNCAIYRTIYPQAVRLEGLRLLRYAGR encoded by the coding sequence ATGCATTCCAGCGACCAGCGCGCTGTCGCACTGTCCGGTTCGGACATTCCGGGAGCGCAGGAGCTGCTCGTCCACAGCTGCGAGGACTGCGCCTGCCCGCCGAGTGGTGGGAGCGCCGTCCGGGCGGCCGCCGAACCACCCGGCGGCCCGCTCGTGCGCGCGCGGGAGATCGTGGAATGCCCGGTCGACGACGAGCACACCGCGTTGTTCAACCCGGACGGGAACGGCGGGGTGCTGATCGTCAACCGGCGGGGACGCGCCCTTCTCGACCTTTTCGCCACACCCCTGGAGTTCGGCGGGATCGCGGCGTCGGGATTCGGCGACGAATCGGCGGAAGCGGCCGTGCGCCACCTTTTCGCGCACGACCTGCTGCACCCCGCGGGCGCACCCCCGGATCCCCGGTTCGCGGAAAGCCGGCAACTGACCGCCTGGCTGCACGTCACGAACAAGTGCAACCTGAAGTGCCCGTACTGCTACGTCAGCAAGTCCGACGACGCCATGACCCGGGACACCGGGCGGGATTCCGTCGACGCCCTCGTCCGCTCGGCGGTCCGGAACGGATTTTCGGCGCTGCGCCTCAAATACGCCGGCGGCGAGGCGAGCCTCAACGCCGACGTCCTGCTGGATCTCCACCAGTACGCGCGGGAACGGTGTGACGCGGCCGGCTTGACGCTCAGCGCGGTCCTGCTCAGCAACGGCGTCGCGATCGGCAGGCGGCTGGCGGCGGCGCTGACCGAGCACGGGATCGCGGTGATGATCTCGCTCGACGGCATCGGCGAGGCCCACGACGCCCAGCGTCCCACGGTGGGCGGGCGGGGGTCGTCGCACCTCGTGCTCCGCACCGTCGGCCGGTTGCTCGAGGCCGGCGTCCGGCCGCACATCTCGATCACCATCACCAGCCGGAACGTCGACGCGGTCGGCCCGGTCGTCCGGTTCGCTCTCGAGCGGGACCTGACCTTCAGCTTCAACTTCTTCCGGGACAACGACTGCTCGTCGGCCGTGGCCGACCTCCAGTACGAAGAGAAGGCGATGCTCGCGGGCCTCGAAGCGGCGTTCGCGGAGATCGAGGAAAACCTGCCCCGGTGGAGCGTCCTGGGGTGCGTGCTGGACCGGGGCCAGCTGCTCGCGCCCCGCCGTCGCGCCTGTGGCGTCGGCGACGACTACGTCGTGATCGACCAGCGCGGCGGAATCGCCAAGTGCCACATGGAAATCGGCGACACGCTCGGCAACGTGCGGACCGTGGACCCGGTGCTGGCCGTCCGCGACGACTCGCGCGGGATCCGGAACCTGCTCGTCGAGGACAAGCAAGGCTGCCGCGACTGCACGTGGCGCCACTGGTGTTCCGGCGGCTGCGCCGCGGCGACCTTCCGCGCCACCGGCCGGTTCGACGTCCGCTCGCCCAACTGCGCCATCTACCGGACCATTTACCCCCAAGCCGTGCGTCTGGAAGGATTGCGGCTGCTCCGGTACGCGGGCCGCTGA